One segment of Triticum aestivum cultivar Chinese Spring chromosome 2A, IWGSC CS RefSeq v2.1, whole genome shotgun sequence DNA contains the following:
- the LOC123190695 gene encoding peroxidase 50 — translation MARAFLPSGLVAVVALACLADAAAAQLRQNYYASSCPSAESTVRSVISQHVQQSFAVAPGTLRLFFHDCFVRGCDASVMLMAANGDDESHSGADATLSPDAVEAINKAKAAVEALPGCAGKVSCADILAMAARDVVSLTGGPSYGVELGRLDGRSFSKSIVKHVLPGPGFDLNQLNALFASNGLTQFDMIALSGAHTIGVTHCDKFVRRIYTFKQRLRYNPPMNLDFLRSLRKVCPMNYPPTAFAMLDVTTPKTFDNAYFDNLRYQKGLLASDQVLFTDRRSRPTVNLFAANSTAFFDAFVAAMAKLGRIGVKTGSAGEVRRVCTAVN, via the exons ATGGCGAGGGCATTCTTACCCTCCGGCCTCGTGGCGGTGGTCGCGCTCGCGTGCCTCGCCGACGCCGCGGCCGCGCAGCTGCGGCAGAACTACTACGCCAGCAGCTGCCCCAGCGCCGAGTCCACCGTGCGCTCCGTCATCTCGCAGCACGTCCAGCAGAGCTTCGCCGTCGCGCCCGGCACGCTCCGCCTCTTCTTTCACGACTGCTTCGTCCGG GGGTGCGACGCGTCGGTGATGCTGATGGCGGCGAACGGGGACGACGAGAGCCACAGCGGCGCGGACGCCACGCTGTCGCCGGACGCCGTGGAGGCCATCAACAAGGCCAAGGCCGCCGTCGAGGCGCTCCCCGGGTGCGCCGGCAAGgtctcctgcgccgacatcctCGCCATGGCCGCGCGCGACGTCGTCTCCCTG ACCGGCGGGCCGAGCTACGGCgtggagctgggccggctggacGGCAGGTCGTTCAGCAAGTCGATCGTGAAGCACGTCCTCCCGGGCCCCGGCTTCGACCTCAACCAGCTCAACGCGCTCTTCGCCAGCAACGGCCTCACCCAGTTCGACATGATCGCGCTCTCCG GTGCGCACACGATCGGGGTGACGCACTGCGACAAGTTCGTGCGTCGGATCTACACGTTCAAGCAGCGGCTGCGGTACAACCCGCCGATGAACCTCGACTTCCTGCGGTCGCTGCGCAAGGTGTGCCCCATGAACTACCCGCCCACGGCGTTCGCCATGCTGGACGTGACCACGCCCAAGACCTTCGACAACGCCTACTTCGACAACCTCCGGTACCAGAAGGGCCTGCTCGCCTCCGACCAGGTGCTCTTCACCGACCGCCGCTCCCGCCCCACCGTCAACCTCTTCGCCGCCAACTCCACCGCCTTCTTCGACGCCTTCGTCGCCGCCATGGCCAAGCTCGGCCGCATCGGGGTCAAGACCGGCTCCGCGGGCGAGGTGCGCCGGGTCTGCACCGCCGTCAACTAG
- the LOC123190696 gene encoding universal stress protein A-like protein isoform X2, with the protein MAAQAAPPPPPEQKMMVAIDESECSHYALEWALRNLAPRRLILFTVQPFSPLSYLPAGSPLGPSVASPELIRSVTEHQRQLAQALVDKAKAICAEHGVDAETTIEVGDPKETICEAAEKLNVDLLILGSHSRGPIQRFFLGSVSNYCSHHAKCPVLVVKKKE; encoded by the exons ATGGCCGCgcaggcggcgccgccgccgccgccggagcagaAGATGATGGTGGCGATCGACGAGAGCGAGTGCAGCCACTACGCGCTCGAGTGGGCCCTGCGCAACCTCGCGCCCCGCCGCCTCATCCTCTTCACCGTCCAGCCCTTCTCCCCCCTCAGCTACCTCCCCGCCGGCTCCCCGC TTGGCCCGTCGGTGGCGTCGCCGGAGCTCATCAGGTCCGTGACCGAGCACCAGCGGCAGCTCGCCCAGGCGCTCGTCGACAAGGCCAAGGCCATCTGCGCCGAACACGGG GTTGATGCAGAGACCACCATCGAGGTGGGTGATCCCAAGGAAACCATATGCGAAGCTGCGGAGAAGTTGAATGTTGATCTGCTCATCCTGGGAAGCCACAGCCGAGGGCCTATACAGAG GTTTTTCCTTGGCAGTGTGAGCAACTACTGTAGCCACCATGCAAAGTGCCCAGTTCTTGTGGTGAAGAAGAAAGAATGA
- the LOC123190696 gene encoding universal stress protein A-like protein isoform X1, translating to MAAQAAPPPPPEQKMMVAIDESECSHYALEWALRNLAPRRLILFTVQPFSPLSYLPAGSPRAVGPSVASPELIRSVTEHQRQLAQALVDKAKAICAEHGVDAETTIEVGDPKETICEAAEKLNVDLLILGSHSRGPIQRFFLGSVSNYCSHHAKCPVLVVKKKE from the exons ATGGCCGCgcaggcggcgccgccgccgccgccggagcagaAGATGATGGTGGCGATCGACGAGAGCGAGTGCAGCCACTACGCGCTCGAGTGGGCCCTGCGCAACCTCGCGCCCCGCCGCCTCATCCTCTTCACCGTCCAGCCCTTCTCCCCCCTCAGCTACCTCCCCGCCGGCTCCCCGC GAGCAGTTGGCCCGTCGGTGGCGTCGCCGGAGCTCATCAGGTCCGTGACCGAGCACCAGCGGCAGCTCGCCCAGGCGCTCGTCGACAAGGCCAAGGCCATCTGCGCCGAACACGGG GTTGATGCAGAGACCACCATCGAGGTGGGTGATCCCAAGGAAACCATATGCGAAGCTGCGGAGAAGTTGAATGTTGATCTGCTCATCCTGGGAAGCCACAGCCGAGGGCCTATACAGAG GTTTTTCCTTGGCAGTGTGAGCAACTACTGTAGCCACCATGCAAAGTGCCCAGTTCTTGTGGTGAAGAAGAAAGAATGA